Proteins from a single region of Pseudomonas sp. BSw22131:
- a CDS encoding EAL domain-containing protein — MLMATTPLRSILYRPSLLALLAALLSAVVLLAGSFGLAMHQARVAERAQMNAQGERFLVRLEQLFGQLRTGLDQLEAQPIRNCSAQLVDRLRDVNARFRFIYEAAFVSDTQFCSSWTRQSMIGKLRGPDIRGPTYDYWLNTSTEQDDNLASLMLGRGDFRVSTSRGHLTDVVDLPPGASLIVVLNKGAKAIPVLGPTQLLPPTDDWSSTSVETLITTQDQLIYRMPTQSPEYQLVLVTPRSGLQEKITGAWWLLVPASLLMSLCIGVLVLQLVRQRQSLGGELHGALRRGELKVLYQPIFDLNTRICVGAEALVRWRRPDGTLTSPDLFIPLAENTGQIRQITDFVLQQLLEQLGHVLRANPHLYISVNLAACDVMAPRIGRVTARLLALHRVAPRQIAFEVTERGLIDVVVARNHLQGLRDRGHQVLIDDFGTGYCSLAYLQTLPVDCLKIDKAFIDALGHDAASSGVAPHIIRMAHALQLRVIAEGIEFESQALMLKSEGVIYGQGWLFARPLTARKFTELITGGRRSAGRRTDDVA, encoded by the coding sequence ATGTTGATGGCAACAACGCCGCTTCGCTCAATCCTCTACCGTCCTTCGCTGCTGGCTCTGCTAGCGGCGTTATTGAGCGCTGTTGTGCTGCTGGCCGGCAGTTTTGGGCTAGCGATGCATCAGGCTCGGGTGGCAGAACGCGCGCAGATGAACGCCCAGGGTGAGCGGTTTCTGGTGCGGCTTGAGCAGTTGTTTGGCCAACTCCGCACCGGGCTGGATCAGCTTGAAGCTCAGCCAATACGCAATTGCAGCGCACAGCTGGTTGATCGTTTGCGCGACGTCAACGCGCGATTTCGCTTCATTTACGAAGCTGCGTTTGTCAGTGACACGCAGTTCTGCTCCAGCTGGACCCGCCAGAGCATGATCGGCAAGCTTCGCGGGCCGGATATTCGTGGCCCCACTTACGACTACTGGCTCAACACGTCGACGGAACAAGACGACAACCTCGCGTCACTCATGCTCGGGCGCGGCGATTTTCGAGTATCGACCTCTCGCGGGCACCTGACCGATGTCGTGGACTTGCCGCCTGGCGCCAGCCTGATCGTCGTCTTGAACAAGGGCGCCAAAGCCATTCCGGTACTGGGTCCGACGCAGCTCTTGCCGCCCACCGACGACTGGTCGTCAACCTCCGTGGAAACGCTCATCACGACGCAGGACCAGTTGATCTACCGCATGCCCACGCAAAGTCCCGAGTATCAGTTGGTACTGGTGACACCACGCAGCGGTCTGCAAGAGAAAATCACCGGCGCGTGGTGGTTATTGGTACCGGCCAGCCTGCTGATGTCTTTATGCATCGGCGTGCTCGTGCTGCAACTGGTTCGCCAGCGTCAGTCATTGGGCGGCGAGCTACACGGGGCCCTGCGCCGGGGCGAATTGAAAGTGCTTTACCAGCCCATCTTCGATCTCAATACACGCATCTGCGTCGGTGCGGAGGCACTGGTGCGCTGGCGCCGGCCTGACGGGACGCTGACCAGCCCCGACCTGTTCATTCCGCTCGCTGAAAACACCGGGCAAATTCGTCAGATCACCGATTTTGTGCTTCAGCAGTTACTCGAACAGCTGGGCCACGTGTTGCGCGCCAATCCGCATTTGTACATATCGGTCAACCTCGCCGCGTGCGATGTGATGGCGCCGAGGATTGGCCGGGTGACCGCCAGGCTGTTGGCGCTGCACCGGGTTGCACCCCGGCAGATTGCGTTCGAAGTCACTGAAAGGGGGTTGATCGACGTGGTGGTCGCTCGCAATCATCTGCAAGGGCTTCGTGATCGGGGCCACCAGGTGCTGATCGATGATTTCGGTACCGGTTACTGCAGCCTTGCCTATCTGCAGACGCTGCCTGTGGATTGCCTGAAGATCGACAAGGCGTTCATCGACGCGCTAGGGCATGACGCTGCCAGCAGTGGCGTGGCACCGCACATCATTCGAATGGCGCATGCGTTACAACTGCGGGTGATTGCCGAGGGCATTGAGTTTGAGTCGCAGGCGCTGATGCTGAAAAGCGAAGGGGTGATTTACGGTCAGGGTTGGCTGTTTGCCAGGCCGCTGACAGCCAGGAAGTTTACCGAGCTGATCACTGGAGGGCGGCGCAGCGCGGGTCGCCGAACGGACGACGTGGCCTGA
- a CDS encoding N-acetylmuramoyl-L-alanine amidase, with protein MKLICSVFLLLLLTACSSGPKLDTSHPSVNFDNRAQFVVVHYTSASLERSLQLLTHGEVSSHYLIGDGPATIYKLVDENKRAWHAGESEWEGRTWLNSSSIGIEIVNPGYTDTPTGKLWYPYSEAQVQALIVLLKDITQRNHIEPRHIIGHSDIAPLRKLDPGPLFPWKRLAQEGLGVWPEEQRVAQFQSQMMGVVPSAVWFQQQLALLGYPTPQTGEFDVATRHVLAAFQMHYRPQKFDGEPDLQSAAILQVLNFKK; from the coding sequence TCTTCCTGCTCCTTCTGCTGACCGCCTGCTCCAGTGGGCCAAAGCTCGACACGAGTCACCCCTCGGTCAACTTCGACAATCGTGCGCAGTTTGTGGTGGTGCATTACACCTCGGCGTCGCTTGAGCGCTCTCTCCAGTTATTGACCCATGGCGAAGTCAGCAGCCACTACCTGATCGGGGATGGGCCTGCGACCATCTACAAACTGGTCGACGAAAACAAACGCGCCTGGCACGCCGGTGAAAGTGAGTGGGAAGGCCGGACGTGGCTCAACTCAAGTTCAATCGGTATCGAGATCGTCAACCCTGGCTACACGGACACGCCGACCGGCAAGCTTTGGTATCCGTATTCTGAAGCGCAGGTTCAGGCGTTGATCGTCCTGCTCAAGGACATCACCCAGCGTAACCACATAGAACCCCGCCATATCATTGGTCACAGCGACATTGCGCCGTTGCGCAAACTTGATCCCGGCCCGCTATTTCCATGGAAGCGTCTGGCGCAAGAAGGCTTGGGCGTGTGGCCCGAAGAGCAGCGTGTGGCGCAGTTTCAGTCACAAATGATGGGGGTCGTTCCCAGTGCTGTCTGGTTCCAGCAACAGCTCGCGTTGCTCGGTTATCCAACACCCCAGACCGGCGAGTTCGACGTTGCCACGCGTCACGTACTGGCCGCTTTCCAGATGCACTACCGACCACAGAAATTTGACGGCGAGCCTGATTTGCAAAGCGCAGCTATCCTTCAGGTACTGAATTTCAAGAAATAA